A region from the Pelagovum pacificum genome encodes:
- the ppk2 gene encoding polyphosphate kinase 2, with the protein MGKDSGQDWLEAELADTLDEDYEIELEDAVLSMKIKEIYRNAHGETLPRPEYFRALLQLQSELIKLQDWVVHNREKVVVLFEGRDSAGKGGVIKRITQRLNPRVARVVALPAPTDREKSQWYFQRYVPHLPAGGEMVFFDRSWYNRAGVERVMGFADEDQVEQFFTDVPEFERMLVRSGIRLVKYWFSITDEEQQMRFLVRIHDPLKQWKLSPMDLQSRVKWESYTKAKEEMFARTNIPESPWYIVPGNDKKRARLNCMDHLLSLFPYEDVPHEEITLPERVYNSDYERSVLPPELYVPSKY; encoded by the coding sequence ATGGGCAAGGACAGCGGACAGGACTGGCTGGAGGCGGAGCTCGCCGACACGCTCGACGAGGATTACGAGATCGAGCTCGAGGACGCGGTCCTGTCGATGAAGATCAAGGAAATCTACCGGAACGCTCATGGCGAGACGCTGCCGCGCCCGGAGTATTTCCGGGCGCTGCTGCAGCTCCAGTCCGAGCTCATCAAGCTGCAGGACTGGGTGGTGCACAACCGGGAGAAGGTGGTCGTCCTCTTCGAGGGCCGCGACTCGGCGGGGAAGGGCGGCGTCATTAAGCGGATCACGCAGCGGCTCAATCCCCGCGTCGCGCGGGTCGTGGCGCTGCCCGCGCCGACGGATCGCGAGAAGAGCCAGTGGTATTTCCAGCGCTACGTGCCGCACCTTCCGGCGGGCGGCGAAATGGTGTTCTTCGACCGCTCCTGGTACAACCGGGCGGGCGTCGAGCGGGTGATGGGCTTCGCCGACGAGGACCAGGTGGAACAGTTCTTCACCGACGTGCCGGAGTTCGAGCGGATGCTTGTCCGCTCCGGAATCCGGCTGGTGAAATACTGGTTCTCGATCACGGATGAAGAGCAGCAGATGCGCTTTCTCGTGCGGATCCACGATCCGCTGAAGCAGTGGAAGCTGTCGCCGATGGACCTGCAGAGCCGGGTAAAGTGGGAGAGCTACACCAAGGCCAAGGAAGAGATGTTCGCCCGCACCAACATCCCCGAAAGCCCGTGGTACATCGTTCCCGGCAACGACAAGAAGCGGGCCCGGCTGAACTGCATGGACCACCTGCTGTCGCTGTTTCCCTACGAGGACGTGCCCCACGAGGAGATCACGCTGCCCGAGCGGGTCTACAATTCGGATTACGAGCGGTCCGTCCTGCCGCCCGAGCTTTACGTGCCGTCGAAATACTAG
- a CDS encoding ABC transporter permease, with product MERFQKVAVPVAAIVAFLLLWELLVWANGWPNYVMASPSDLPAAYARFAGLFIEGSWQTLWRTVAGLGLAVIFGTLLGMVMGFSRIARDALYPLLVGFNAVPKATLVPVLALLFIGQHNFNTVLMAFLISFFPIAVSVGIGLSTLEPEYRDILRSLGASRLTIFYKIALPKTLPEFFGALKVSVTLAFIGTNLVEIISPHGRGLGALFLSGQTNSNYPLMFAVLIALAVLGIILYYAVVWLERTFAGWAERPQG from the coding sequence ATGGAGCGGTTCCAGAAAGTCGCGGTGCCCGTCGCCGCAATCGTCGCATTTCTTCTCCTGTGGGAGCTGTTGGTCTGGGCGAACGGCTGGCCGAACTACGTGATGGCGTCGCCCTCCGACCTGCCGGCGGCCTACGCGCGCTTTGCAGGGCTGTTCATCGAGGGCAGCTGGCAGACGCTCTGGCGGACCGTGGCGGGGCTTGGCCTTGCCGTGATCTTCGGCACGCTGCTCGGCATGGTCATGGGCTTCTCGCGGATCGCGCGGGATGCGCTCTATCCACTTCTCGTCGGGTTCAACGCGGTCCCGAAGGCGACGCTGGTGCCGGTGCTGGCGCTCCTGTTCATCGGCCAGCACAATTTCAACACGGTGCTGATGGCGTTCCTGATCTCGTTCTTCCCGATCGCGGTGTCCGTCGGGATCGGGCTGTCGACGCTGGAGCCGGAGTACCGCGACATCCTGCGCTCACTCGGGGCGAGCCGGCTGACGATCTTCTACAAGATCGCGCTGCCCAAGACCCTGCCGGAGTTCTTCGGCGCGCTGAAAGTCTCGGTTACGCTGGCCTTCATCGGCACCAACCTCGTCGAGATCATCTCGCCCCACGGGCGGGGGCTGGGCGCGCTGTTCCTGTCGGGGCAAACCAATTCCAACTACCCGCTGATGTTCGCCGTTCTGATCGCGCTCGCCGTGCTCGGGATCATCCTCTACTACGCGGTGGTCTGGCTGGAACGTACCTTCGCGGGCTGGGCCGAACGGCCGCAGGGCTGA
- a CDS encoding dihydroneopterin aldolase: protein MAEDARLAFAHPEERSEATAEGPRDRISVRDYVVEVEIGAFQAERDMLQTLRFNIVVEVLPPPPDLDDNVDRILSYDKLTEAVTIELAAERLNLLETLAERIAARILAEPLAARVFVRIEKTDRGPFDLGVEIVRSAGEIQAIGGERMSPRVLFLAPGETGGIAERLEALSDMPLIVCVGAAVGRPQVETPGAQRRIDLLAIEQSAWELSSAEPRCVVAGSRTELEWALRNGQVSVWAPSRMVLDSVGAAPDLAEPVSLAAWLAEVLEARELVLVGAEPPSTSVPVRVMT from the coding sequence ATGGCCGAAGACGCGAGGCTGGCGTTCGCGCATCCCGAGGAGCGGTCCGAAGCGACCGCCGAGGGTCCGCGCGATCGCATCTCCGTGCGCGACTACGTGGTCGAAGTCGAGATCGGCGCGTTCCAGGCGGAGCGCGACATGCTCCAGACGTTGCGCTTCAACATCGTGGTGGAGGTGCTGCCGCCGCCGCCGGACCTCGACGACAATGTCGACCGCATCCTCTCCTACGACAAGCTGACCGAGGCCGTGACCATCGAGCTGGCGGCGGAGCGGCTCAACCTGCTGGAGACGCTGGCCGAACGGATCGCCGCCCGCATCCTTGCCGAGCCGCTGGCCGCCCGGGTGTTCGTGCGGATCGAGAAGACCGACCGGGGGCCGTTCGACCTTGGCGTGGAGATCGTGCGCTCCGCCGGGGAGATTCAGGCCATTGGCGGTGAGCGGATGTCGCCGCGCGTGCTCTTCCTCGCCCCGGGCGAGACGGGCGGGATCGCCGAACGGCTGGAGGCGCTCTCCGACATGCCGCTGATCGTCTGCGTCGGCGCGGCCGTGGGCCGGCCCCAGGTCGAGACGCCGGGCGCGCAGCGGCGGATCGACCTCCTCGCCATCGAACAATCGGCATGGGAGTTGTCGTCGGCGGAGCCGCGCTGTGTCGTGGCGGGCTCACGGACCGAACTCGAATGGGCGTTGCGAAACGGACAGGTGTCCGTCTGGGCCCCGTCGCGGATGGTCCTGGATTCCGTCGGGGCGGCGCCGGACCTCGCCGAGCCGGTCAGCCTGGCCGCGTGGCTGGCCGAAGTGCTCGAGGCGCGGGAGCTGGTGCTGGTCGGGGCCGAGCCGCCCTCGACCTCCGTGCCCGTCCGGGTGATGACATGA
- a CDS encoding ABC transporter substrate-binding protein, protein MLTRLVPAAFATFALAAPALAQTDMPFALDWRFEGPSAPYFLAIDNGYFSDADLNVEITEGNGSLDAIPKVATGAFPVGFADINSLMRFLDQNPGAPVTAVMMIYDKPPFAVVGRKSLGIEEPADLEGSVLGAPPPDGAWAQFPIFAAENDLDMDAITVEEVGFPTREPMLAEEQVDSVTGFSFSSTLNLLRLGVPEDDLTVLLMADHGVDLYGNAVIVNTDFAAENPEAVTAFLGAIAEGWKAAIADPDAAIVSLLERNPAADAELETQRLQMSIDDNVLTDYVAENGLGGIDEDRMAGAIEQTQTVYEFQNEPDAALYFDGSYLPPAEELMLQ, encoded by the coding sequence TTGCTGACACGCCTGGTACCTGCCGCTTTTGCCACCTTTGCCCTGGCCGCCCCGGCCCTGGCGCAGACCGACATGCCCTTCGCGCTCGACTGGCGCTTCGAGGGGCCGTCCGCGCCTTACTTCCTTGCCATCGACAACGGATATTTCTCCGATGCCGACCTGAACGTTGAGATCACCGAGGGCAACGGGTCGCTCGACGCCATTCCGAAGGTCGCCACCGGCGCCTTCCCGGTCGGGTTCGCCGACATCAACAGCCTGATGCGCTTCCTCGACCAGAACCCCGGTGCGCCGGTGACCGCCGTGATGATGATCTACGACAAGCCGCCCTTTGCGGTCGTCGGGCGCAAGTCGCTCGGCATCGAAGAGCCGGCGGATCTCGAGGGCTCCGTTCTCGGCGCGCCGCCGCCGGACGGTGCATGGGCGCAGTTCCCGATCTTCGCTGCAGAGAACGATCTCGACATGGATGCGATCACGGTTGAGGAAGTCGGCTTCCCGACGCGCGAGCCGATGCTGGCGGAAGAGCAGGTCGACTCCGTGACCGGCTTCTCCTTCTCGTCCACGCTGAACCTGCTGCGCCTCGGCGTGCCGGAGGATGACCTCACCGTGCTGCTGATGGCGGATCACGGCGTCGACCTTTATGGCAACGCGGTCATCGTGAACACCGACTTCGCGGCCGAGAACCCGGAGGCGGTGACCGCCTTCCTCGGCGCCATCGCGGAGGGCTGGAAGGCGGCGATCGCCGATCCGGACGCCGCCATCGTGTCGCTGCTGGAGCGCAACCCGGCGGCCGATGCCGAGCTCGAGACGCAGCGCCTGCAGATGTCGATCGACGACAACGTGCTGACCGACTACGTGGCCGAGAACGGCCTCGGCGGGATCGACGAGGACCGGATGGCCGGCGCGATCGAGCAGACACAGACTGTCTACGAGTTCCAGAACGAGCCCGACGCCGCACTCTACTTCGATGGCAGCTACCTGCCGCCCGCCGAAGAGCTGATGCTTCAATAA
- a CDS encoding aminotransferase class IV gives MHDQETTTHSAEDDPRNRDILIYVDGELKHRDEAKVSVYDSGFMLGDGMWEGLRLYNGKWAFLDDHMDRLYEACKAVALDIGLDRETLVAELERTREANGMETDVHCRLMVTRGVKVRPFQHPSLSRTGPTIVMILEHSKPVDALQKKGIRLATVPQVRGLPMSQDAKYNSHSKLNCVIACLQAEQAGADEGLMLDPHGFVNTTNACNFFIVRKGEVWTSTGDYCMNGVTRRKVIDLCRANDIPVFEKNYSLVEAYGADEAFLTGTFGAQTPVAEIDGRPIGPDGGRGPVLTRIRELYKAAVAEDTA, from the coding sequence ATGCACGACCAGGAAACGACCACCCACTCCGCCGAGGACGATCCCCGCAACCGCGACATCCTGATCTACGTCGACGGGGAGCTGAAGCACCGGGACGAGGCGAAGGTCTCGGTCTACGATTCAGGCTTCATGCTGGGCGACGGCATGTGGGAGGGGCTGCGCCTCTACAACGGCAAGTGGGCGTTTCTCGACGATCACATGGACCGGCTCTACGAGGCCTGCAAGGCGGTCGCGCTCGACATCGGCCTAGACCGCGAGACGCTGGTGGCCGAGCTCGAGCGGACGCGCGAGGCCAACGGGATGGAGACCGACGTCCACTGCCGCCTCATGGTGACGCGCGGCGTGAAGGTGCGGCCGTTCCAGCACCCCTCGCTCAGCCGCACCGGGCCGACGATCGTGATGATCCTCGAGCATTCCAAGCCCGTCGACGCGCTCCAGAAGAAGGGCATCCGCCTCGCCACCGTGCCGCAGGTGCGCGGCCTGCCGATGAGCCAGGACGCCAAGTACAACAGCCACTCCAAGCTGAACTGCGTGATCGCCTGTCTGCAGGCCGAGCAGGCGGGCGCCGACGAGGGGCTGATGCTCGACCCGCATGGCTTCGTGAACACGACCAACGCCTGCAACTTCTTCATCGTGAGGAAGGGCGAGGTGTGGACCAGCACCGGCGACTACTGCATGAACGGAGTCACCCGCCGCAAGGTCATCGACCTCTGCCGCGCCAACGACATCCCCGTGTTCGAGAAGAACTATTCCCTGGTCGAGGCCTACGGCGCCGACGAGGCCTTCCTGACCGGCACCTTCGGCGCCCAGACCCCGGTCGCCGAGATCGACGGCCGCCCCATCGGCCCCGACGGAGGCCGCGGCCCCGTGCTCACCCGCATCCGCGAGTTGTACAAGGCGGCAGTGGCGGAGGATACGGCGTGA
- a CDS encoding ABC transporter ATP-binding protein gives MTNLIDIKGVTHAYRTPNGPLPVLDNLEIGVPEGEFAAVVGPSGCGKSTLTRLVAGLMKPDAGEVWLHGELVKSPRKTVGMAFQNPVLLEWRSILDNVILPLEIVSPSMPRAKRRERAEELLELVGLTGFEDKRPSELSGGMRQRASLCRAIVHKPDVLIMDEPFGALDAFTREDLWQTMHELRAKEPFTAVLITHDLRESVYLGDQVIVLSGRPATTQYIMDVKYPGEGLRKLDGLYTPEAAEMLSILREQIRIAQGRQPGEEGAH, from the coding sequence ATGACAAACCTCATCGACATCAAGGGCGTGACCCACGCCTATCGCACGCCGAACGGTCCGCTGCCGGTGCTCGACAACCTCGAAATCGGCGTACCCGAAGGCGAGTTCGCCGCCGTCGTCGGCCCCTCGGGCTGCGGGAAGTCCACGCTGACCCGCCTGGTCGCCGGGCTGATGAAGCCCGACGCGGGTGAAGTCTGGCTGCATGGCGAGCTGGTAAAGAGCCCTCGCAAGACGGTCGGCATGGCCTTCCAGAACCCGGTGCTGCTGGAGTGGCGCAGCATCCTCGACAACGTGATCCTTCCGCTCGAGATCGTGTCGCCCTCCATGCCGCGCGCGAAACGGCGCGAGCGGGCGGAGGAGTTGCTGGAGCTCGTCGGCCTGACGGGGTTCGAGGACAAGCGGCCGTCCGAACTGTCGGGCGGCATGCGCCAGCGGGCCTCGCTCTGCCGGGCGATCGTGCACAAGCCGGATGTCCTCATCATGGACGAGCCGTTCGGCGCGCTCGACGCCTTCACGCGCGAGGACCTGTGGCAGACGATGCACGAGCTTCGCGCGAAGGAGCCGTTCACCGCCGTTCTCATCACGCATGACCTGCGGGAGAGCGTCTACCTCGGCGACCAGGTGATCGTGCTGTCCGGGCGGCCTGCGACGACGCAATATATCATGGACGTGAAATATCCCGGGGAGGGGCTGCGCAAGCTCGACGGGCTCTACACGCCCGAGGCGGCCGAGATGCTGTCGATCCTGCGCGAGCAGATCCGCATCGCGCAGGGCCGCCAGCCCGGTGAAGAGGGGGCACACTGA
- the glmM gene encoding phosphoglucosamine mutase, with amino-acid sequence MGKLFGTDGVRGTANDWPMTAEMALKIGAAAGRYFRNDGDNGHRVVIGKDTRLSGYMFENALTAGLTSTGMNVLLLGPVPTPAVGLLTTSMRADVGIMISASHNPHQDNGIKFFGPDGFKLSDHAEEEIEAIVAAEIAPAQAENIGRAKRIDDGRFRYAERLKSTFPAGMRLDGLKVVIDCANGAAYKVAPEVLWELGAEVIPVGTHPNGLNINQDCGSTSTATAAETIVAHGADVGICLDGDADRVMILDERGQVADGDQLMALFATRWAEQQRLKDGVLVATVMSNLGLERYLGGRGLRLERTKVGDRYVVEAMRAGGWNLGGEQSGHIVMTDFATTGDGLLAGLQYLAAMVETGCRASELAVTFDRVPQLLQNVRYAAGQDPLAAASVKAAIRDAEAEMGATGRLLIRKSGTEPLIRVMAECEDEALLTKVVEGIVDEVKAATVAA; translated from the coding sequence ATGGGCAAGCTATTCGGAACCGACGGTGTTCGCGGCACGGCGAACGACTGGCCCATGACCGCAGAGATGGCGCTCAAGATCGGCGCGGCGGCGGGACGGTATTTCCGCAACGACGGCGACAACGGCCACCGGGTGGTGATCGGCAAGGACACGCGGCTGTCGGGCTACATGTTCGAGAACGCGCTGACCGCCGGTCTCACCTCGACGGGGATGAACGTCCTTCTGCTCGGCCCCGTGCCGACGCCGGCTGTCGGCCTGCTGACGACCTCCATGCGGGCGGACGTCGGGATCATGATCTCGGCCAGCCACAACCCGCACCAGGACAACGGGATCAAGTTCTTCGGCCCCGACGGGTTCAAGCTGTCGGATCACGCCGAGGAGGAGATCGAGGCGATCGTCGCGGCCGAGATCGCGCCCGCGCAGGCCGAGAACATCGGCCGGGCCAAGCGGATCGACGATGGCCGCTTCCGCTATGCCGAGCGTCTGAAGTCGACCTTCCCCGCGGGGATGCGGCTCGACGGGCTGAAGGTCGTCATAGATTGCGCCAACGGGGCGGCCTACAAGGTCGCGCCCGAAGTGCTTTGGGAACTCGGCGCCGAGGTGATCCCGGTGGGCACGCACCCGAACGGTCTGAACATCAACCAGGACTGCGGCTCGACCTCGACCGCGACGGCGGCGGAGACGATCGTCGCGCATGGCGCGGACGTCGGCATCTGCCTCGACGGGGACGCCGACCGGGTGATGATCCTCGACGAGCGGGGGCAGGTGGCCGACGGCGACCAGCTGATGGCGCTGTTCGCGACCCGCTGGGCGGAGCAGCAGCGCCTGAAGGACGGCGTGCTTGTGGCGACGGTGATGTCGAACCTCGGGCTCGAGCGCTACCTCGGCGGACGCGGGCTGCGGCTCGAACGGACGAAGGTCGGCGACCGCTACGTGGTCGAGGCGATGCGCGCCGGGGGCTGGAACCTCGGCGGGGAGCAGTCGGGGCACATCGTGATGACCGACTTCGCGACGACCGGGGACGGGCTGCTCGCAGGCCTGCAGTACCTCGCCGCGATGGTCGAGACGGGGTGCCGCGCGTCGGAGCTCGCCGTGACCTTCGACCGGGTGCCGCAGCTGCTGCAGAACGTGCGCTACGCGGCGGGGCAGGACCCGCTGGCGGCGGCGTCGGTGAAGGCGGCAATCCGCGACGCGGAAGCGGAGATGGGCGCGACGGGGCGGCTGCTGATCCGCAAGTCGGGAACCGAGCCGCTGATCCGCGTCATGGCGGAGTGCGAGGACGAGGCGCTTCTTACCAAGGTGGTCGAGGGGATCGTCGACGAGGTGAAAGCGGCGACCGTCGCGGCTTAG
- the folP gene encoding dihydropteroate synthase, which translates to MIPRPLPSAGIGLPLAGSEIVRFDRVMGEAGPLGLEVLSDRDLDLLTAARAPVAGLDLSSPRVMGILNVTPDSFSDGGDLSTIEKIVERAKRMAGEADILDIGGESTRPGAAEVPLREEIDRVAPAIRAIREAGITTPISVDTRKAAVAEAALDAGADLVNDVTAMRFDPDMAGLVAARGVPVCLMHSVADPETMQQHAQYDDVVASVFDHLAERISAAEQAGIPLSRIVVDPGIGFGKTMQHNLRLLRELTLYHALGAAILVGASRKRFIGDLGDAPEAKDRLGGSLAVALHAAANGAQILRVHDTYETRQALRLHLALDGRGE; encoded by the coding sequence ATGATCCCCCGGCCGCTGCCTTCCGCCGGGATCGGGTTGCCGCTGGCCGGCAGCGAGATCGTGCGCTTCGATCGCGTGATGGGCGAGGCCGGACCTCTCGGACTCGAGGTGCTGAGCGACCGCGATCTCGACCTGCTGACCGCCGCGCGGGCACCGGTCGCCGGGCTCGACCTGTCGTCGCCGCGGGTGATGGGCATCCTCAACGTGACGCCGGACAGTTTCTCCGACGGGGGAGACCTGTCGACGATCGAGAAGATCGTCGAGCGGGCGAAACGGATGGCGGGCGAGGCAGACATCCTCGACATCGGCGGCGAGAGCACGCGCCCCGGCGCCGCGGAAGTGCCCCTTCGGGAGGAGATCGACCGCGTCGCCCCGGCGATCCGTGCGATCCGCGAGGCCGGGATCACGACGCCGATCTCGGTCGACACACGCAAGGCGGCGGTCGCGGAGGCGGCGCTCGACGCGGGCGCCGATCTGGTCAACGACGTCACCGCGATGCGCTTCGATCCGGATATGGCAGGCCTCGTCGCGGCGCGCGGTGTGCCGGTCTGCCTGATGCACTCGGTCGCCGATCCGGAGACGATGCAGCAGCACGCGCAGTACGACGACGTGGTGGCGTCGGTCTTCGATCACCTGGCGGAGCGGATTTCCGCCGCGGAGCAGGCTGGCATCCCGCTCAGCCGCATCGTGGTTGATCCCGGAATCGGCTTCGGTAAGACGATGCAACATAACTTGAGGTTGCTTCGCGAGCTGACACTATATCATGCGCTCGGAGCCGCCATTCTGGTCGGCGCCTCGCGCAAGCGCTTCATCGGGGACCTCGGTGACGCGCCGGAGGCGAAGGACCGGCTGGGCGGTTCCCTGGCGGTGGCGTTGCACGCGGCCGCGAACGGCGCGCAAATCCTGCGCGTCCACGACACATACGAGACCAGGCAGGCACTGCGCCTGCACCTGGCCCTGGACGGAAGAGGCGAGTGA
- a CDS encoding DMT family transporter, which yields MPDKPTTANWISIFGLGLIWGGTFMVVRFALDGYGPVTVAAARTTLGAAATLLLMRALRRPLPGRAPGLWPHIVAIGLLSTALPFFLLSWGQQYVPSAFAGLTIAAVPLFLLPLAHFFADDRLSWPKLWGVVLGFSGALVLIGPGLTDLAEGGEPLGLLACLGATLAYAISSTLTRRCPPVDPISLSALTLTIGACVLVPLMLLVEGVPTWADPRSGIAIIVLGLFPTALAAVLRITVIRSAGPVFMTLVNYQVPLWSMLFGWLVLSEALPGRFFYALALILFGLAVSQWRTLLRLMSR from the coding sequence TTGCCCGACAAGCCGACGACAGCGAACTGGATCTCCATCTTCGGACTGGGGCTGATCTGGGGCGGCACCTTCATGGTGGTCCGCTTCGCGCTCGACGGCTACGGGCCGGTCACCGTGGCTGCCGCGCGGACCACGCTCGGGGCGGCGGCGACGCTGCTGCTGATGCGCGCCCTCAGGCGGCCCCTGCCCGGCCGCGCGCCGGGGCTCTGGCCGCATATCGTCGCGATCGGGCTGCTGTCGACCGCGCTGCCCTTCTTCCTGCTCAGCTGGGGGCAGCAATATGTCCCCTCTGCCTTCGCCGGCCTCACCATCGCCGCCGTGCCGCTGTTCCTGCTGCCGCTCGCCCACTTCTTCGCCGACGACCGCCTGTCCTGGCCGAAGCTCTGGGGCGTCGTGCTCGGCTTTTCGGGGGCGCTGGTGCTGATCGGGCCGGGCCTCACCGACCTCGCCGAGGGGGGAGAGCCGCTCGGCCTGCTCGCCTGCCTCGGCGCGACGCTGGCCTACGCGATCTCCTCGACCCTCACCCGGCGCTGCCCGCCGGTGGACCCGATCTCGCTCTCCGCGCTGACGCTGACCATCGGGGCCTGCGTGCTGGTGCCGCTGATGCTGCTGGTCGAGGGCGTGCCGACATGGGCCGACCCGCGTTCGGGGATCGCGATCATCGTGCTGGGGCTGTTTCCGACCGCGCTCGCCGCCGTGCTGCGCATCACCGTGATCCGCAGCGCGGGCCCGGTCTTCATGACGCTGGTGAACTACCAGGTCCCGCTCTGGTCGATGCTGTTCGGCTGGCTGGTCCTGTCCGAGGCCCTGCCAGGCCGCTTCTTCTACGCGCTCGCCCTGATCCTGTTCGGCCTCGCCGTCAGCCAGTGGCGCACGCTCCTGCGTCTGATGAGCCGCTAA
- a CDS encoding cell wall hydrolase, whose product MWGFRHFASGLAAIVAVPGFAAAEGAIADRLGAVLTQERASLDAVPAARLDEIGEAQVIARASTAGTFPYDSAYLAGLPAASGGSQWYCLTEALYFEARGESVEGLFAVGEVILNRTEDPRFPGSVCGVVNEGTGRQFACQFTYTCDGRPEHIGESVAWDRVGKIARLLMDGAPRALTSGATHYHTHQVAPNWSRAYPRTTTVGLHHFYRWPSR is encoded by the coding sequence ATGTGGGGATTTCGACATTTTGCCAGCGGACTTGCAGCCATAGTCGCGGTGCCGGGATTCGCGGCAGCCGAAGGGGCAATCGCCGATCGGCTGGGCGCGGTCCTGACGCAGGAGCGGGCGTCGCTCGACGCGGTGCCTGCCGCGCGGCTGGATGAGATCGGGGAGGCGCAGGTCATCGCCCGCGCGTCGACTGCCGGAACCTTTCCCTACGATTCCGCCTACCTCGCCGGCCTGCCGGCGGCGAGCGGAGGGTCACAATGGTATTGCCTGACGGAGGCGCTCTATTTCGAGGCGCGGGGTGAGAGCGTCGAGGGGCTCTTTGCCGTCGGTGAAGTCATCCTGAACCGGACCGAGGACCCGCGCTTTCCGGGTAGCGTCTGTGGCGTTGTGAACGAGGGGACAGGGCGCCAGTTCGCCTGTCAGTTCACCTACACCTGCGACGGACGGCCCGAACATATCGGTGAAAGCGTGGCATGGGACCGGGTCGGCAAGATCGCGCGCCTCCTGATGGACGGGGCGCCGCGCGCGCTGACCTCAGGCGCAACGCACTATCACACCCATCAGGTCGCGCCGAACTGGTCGCGGGCCTATCCGCGCACCACGACGGTGGGACTGCACCACTTCTACCGCTGGCCGTCACGTTGA
- a CDS encoding dihydrofolate reductase family protein, translated as MARFVFGMNVSLDGYVDHDSFAPEPGLFDHWVRYVGGIAGSLYGRRLYEIMRYWDDDNPDWSEPERAFATAWRRCPKWVVSKTLTSVGPNATLIRGDLGPALGQLKAELEGEVDVGGPALAHTLGELGLIDEYRLYLSPTVVGSGKPFFAGPLPPLRLIGTERFGAQTVCLSYAPA; from the coding sequence GTGGCAAGGTTTGTGTTCGGGATGAACGTCTCGCTCGACGGCTACGTCGATCACGACTCCTTCGCGCCGGAGCCCGGTCTGTTCGACCATTGGGTCCGCTACGTCGGCGGCATTGCCGGCAGCCTGTATGGACGCCGCCTCTACGAAATCATGCGCTACTGGGACGACGACAATCCCGACTGGTCGGAGCCGGAACGGGCCTTCGCGACAGCCTGGCGGCGCTGCCCGAAATGGGTGGTCTCGAAGACGCTGACGTCTGTCGGACCGAACGCGACGCTGATCCGCGGCGATCTTGGCCCCGCGCTCGGCCAGTTGAAGGCCGAACTCGAGGGCGAAGTCGATGTCGGCGGCCCGGCACTCGCCCACACGCTCGGGGAACTCGGCCTCATCGACGAATATCGTCTCTACCTGTCGCCCACTGTCGTCGGCTCGGGCAAACCCTTCTTCGCCGGCCCGCTTCCGCCGCTGCGGCTCATCGGGACCGAAAGGTTCGGCGCGCAGACCGTCTGTCTGAGCTACGCGCCGGCCTAG